In Plasmodium falciparum 3D7 genome assembly, chromosome: 8, the following proteins share a genomic window:
- a CDS encoding zinc finger protein, putative → MNYLKDPYVVNNEHEINRNNCYLHEEEKKYINVEEKHFINVQQKDFINVQQKDFINVKQNEFINVKQNEFINVEQKDFLNVEQKDFLNVEECIPQNNNLSSRKRYINYNNISGPYNIHNNFYNHYKKQKKHYNATNFYAKNNLFSHNQQNGVYHMNINNRNVSNNGCVMNKITKSFEKKKQKKSSSHGLYKHVNDTTTCLLDNQIYEHNNLYLNTDSFVDCEQNKNDSKKHRNNKHVRDSEYVYNSEFAQNSDQRVSSLSCENKPINNPVKRSFILNDKNVGSGYFLNETIVENMNYHNNKYEDNKNHVSNQFINDTYCNNNNNNNIYVKNETCYNFLPNNDTERNEMNSTHAIEREEDIIKHITKYNEEGKRRKKKRNMDILSKDEILKDAVEYFKKCSSRNIDNVNYDSSYEEDMKIKNLHHKENMCYVCKEKEHIYKCPYCEICTCSLVCSKNHKKMFKCTQKLKKNLKIKNVSKGNFDESILYKDFLYLQNIETIIRGNYKYIKVKNYETTNIWLLHNKMLIKLLKKRKIILLKAPIFTKIHKENKTFIYNHILFWTIKITFVNLNIRILHHEINENLTFLQIIQYLCSKIEKLQTKIFIYLQNVKSIYVSLNNEQPNKARKNLNHHQNKNTNNDNNNACDMKKYCSVQQVLRKSLCGKSFYEYPHFDIEILYEDNKPIVNPLYELEHKKEEDNQQNCQQEGSIGNTIRMREGGEDNKEGDEDNKEGDEDNKEGDEHNKEDDKDNKENDENNDEGDENNDEGDEDNDEDDEDNDEDDEDNDEGDEGNDKGDEYNDEGDENNDEGDEDNDEDDEDNDEDDEDNDEGDEGNDKGDEYNDEGDEYNDEGDEYNDEGDEYNDEGDEYNDEGDEYNDEDDNDMNNNDKNNM, encoded by the coding sequence atgaattatttaaaagatcCATATGTTGTAAACAACGAACATGAGataaatagaaataattGTTACTTACacgaagaagaaaaaaaatatataaatgttgaggaaaaacattttataaatgtacaACAAAAagattttataaatgtacaACAAAAagattttataaatgtaaaacaaaacgaatttataaatgtaaaacAAAACGAATTTATAAATGTTGAACAAAaagattttttaaatgttgaACAAAaagattttttaaatgttgaAGAATGTATTcctcaaaataataatttatcttcaagaaaaagatacataaattataataatattagtggaccttataatatacataataatttttataatcattataaaaaacaaaaaaaacattacAATGCTACTAATTTTTAtgcaaaaaataatttattttcccATAACCAACAAAATGGGGTATACCATATGAACATAAATAATAGAAACGTTTCTAATAACGGTTGtgttatgaataaaataacgaaatcatttgaaaaaaagaaacaaaagaaaagCTCTTCACATggattatataaacatgtgAATGATACCACAACGTGTTTATTAGATAATCAAATATATGagcataataatttatatttgaaCACTGATTCGTTTGTAGATtgtgaacaaaataaaaatgactCAAAAAAacatagaaataataaacatgTAAGGGATTCtgaatatgtttataatagTGAGTTTGCACAAAATTCTGATCAACGTGTTTCTTCTTTATCATGTGAAAACAAACCTATAAACAATCCTGTGAAACGATCTTTTATATTGAATGACAAGAATGTTGGTTCtggttattttttaaatgaaacCATTGTggaaaatatgaattatcataataacaaatatgaagataataaaaaccaTGTGAGTAATCAATTTATTAATGATacatattgtaataataataataataataatatatatgtaaaaaacgAGACgtgttataattttttacccAATAATGATACCGaaagaaatgaaatgaaTAGTACACATGCTATCGAAAGAGaagaagatataataaaacatataacaaaatataatgaagaaggaaaaagaagaaaaaaaaaaagaaatatggaTATATTGTCAAAAGATGAAATTTTAAAAGATGCTGTAGAATATTTCAAGAAATGTTCATCAAGAAATATTGATAATGTAAATTATGATAGTTCATATGAAGAAgacatgaaaataaaaaatcttcaccataaagaaaatatgtgTTATGTttgtaaagaaaaagaacatatttataaatgtcCATATTGTGAAATTTGTACATGTTCATTAGTATGTTcaaaaaatcataaaaaaatgtttaaatgtacacaaaaattgaaaaaaaatttaaaaataaaaaatgttagtAAAGGGAATTTTGATGAatccatattatataaagattttctctatttacaaaatatagaaaCTATAATACGaggaaattataaatatatcaaagtTAAGAATTATGAAACTACAAATATATGgttattacataataaaatgttaattaaattattaaaaaaaagaaaaattatcttATTAAAAGCTCCCATATTTACAAAGAtacataaagaaaataaaacattcatatataatcatattctTTTCTGGACTATCAAAATAACTTTTGTTAATCTTAATATTAGAATTTTACATcatgaaataaatgaaaatctTACTTTTTTACAAATTATTCAATATTTATGTTCAAAAATCGAGAAATTACaaacaaaaatttttatCTACCTTCAAAATGTTAAATCAATATATGTATCTTTGAACAATGAACAACCAAATAAAGCAAGGAAAAATCTAAATCatcatcaaaataaaaacacaaacaatgataataataatgcatgtgatatgaaaaaatattgcTCCGTTCAGCAAGTTTTGAGGAAATCATTGTGCGGAAAATCATTTTATGAATACCCTCATTTTGATATagaaattttatatgaagataataaaccGATTGTAAATCCTTTGTATGAGCTTGAGCACAAAAAAGAGGAGGATAACCAACAGAATTGTCAACAGGAAGGCAGTATAGGGAATACGATTCGTATGAGAGAAGGTGGTGAGGATAATAAGGAAGGTGATGAGGATAATAAGGAAGGTGATGAGGATAATAAGGAAGGGGACGAGCATAATAAGGAAGATGACAAGGATAATAAGGAAAATGACGAGAATAATGATGAAGGTGACGAGAATAATGATGAAGGTGACGAGgataatgatgaagatgacgaggataatgatgaagatgacgAGGATAATGATGAAGGTGATGAGGGTAATGATAAAGGTGACGAGTACAATGATGAAGGTGACGAGAATAATGATGAAGGTGACGAGgataatgatgaagatgacgaggataatgatgaagatgacgAGGATAATGATGAAGGTGATGAGGGTAATGATAAAGGTGACGAGTACAATGATGAAGGTGACGAATATAATGATGAAGGTGACGAATATAATGATGAAGGTGACGAATATAATGATGAAGGTGACGAATATAATGATGAAGGTGACGAGTAcaatgatgaagatgacaatgatatgaataataatgataaaaacaatatgtaa
- a CDS encoding methionine aminopeptidase 1c, putative yields the protein MNISIFFFLFLYSGSICAIHLWRHSEWRGRNVLGGGKCRNNDNMLWLDLIKKNKKVNKKKNKNNNNNIISSSCCCCCCCCIYNDKYCFLFVNKKIDNNYKRIKKKEKHNCKKRLKSLNNEGGFSNTYHNDVKKNTLDYCEERLPSYHRYIDNLKTRKIIHPSIRIRNLDKKFMKCKESYNKLYSHLKENDLFENFSYVGRQKKGILSPTYRLPKYIERPNYHKTGIPIYVPYDKEKKNNKTNSDHNNKYDHYNCNYDYNYYDNIKSDKDIQIIKENCKFARELMDDVSYIICEGITTNDIDIYILNKCINNGFYPSPLNYHNFPKSSCISINEILCHGIPDNNLLYLNDVVKIDISLFRNGYHADMCESFIVPKLSKNEKKKRKKFYDFIYLNNSFKTKYTKYILKYHYDLTKNKVVRRGKSFVTKKIKYAAPNSKEQNDDLCNNDFDDNTTNVMNTSQKYCFNDIYEDKIPSHTNMHTNMHTNTQTHTNMHTHTHNRNNSYYPNNQMHNNEKNTFNMSNNVLQQEDDELEYFHKYYDQKIIFNKENNEIYEDIQKFIYQKSLNKTIGKKRFDFFDNTKMSTNDIKNFMYQKNLDLIKTAYECTMAGISVCKDGTPFNKIAEAMDNYIKQVNKKNNKTYSIVPHLCGHNIGKNFHEEPYIIHTLNNDQRKMCSNMVFTIEPIISESSTNFILWPDNWTISNTKYHFSAQFEHTILIQKNGAQILTDKRDISPKYLWQQIN from the coding sequence atgaatatctctatttttttttttttgtttttgtataGTGGTAGTATATGTGCTATTCATTTATGGAGACATTCGGAATGGAGAGGACGGAATGTGTTAGGTGGTGGGAAATGTAggaataatgataatatgttatggttagatttaataaaaaaaaataaaaaagtaaataaaaaaaaaaataaaaataataataataatattattagtagtagttgttgttgttgttgttgttgttgtatatataatgataagtACTGTTTCCTTTTTGTGAATAAGAAGatagataataattataagaggataaaaaagaaagagaaGCATAATTGTAAGAAAAGATTAAAGAGTTTAAATAACGAAGGTGGTTTTTCTAATACATATCATAatgatgtaaaaaaaaatacattagaTTATTGTGAAGAAAGATTACCATCATATCATAgatatatagataatttaaaaacTCGTAAAATTATTCATCCAAGTATAAGAATCCGAAATTTAGATAAGAAGTTTATGAAATGTAAAGAaagttataataaattatattctcatttaaaagaaaatgatttgtttgaaaatttttcatatgttggtagacaaaaaaaaggaatattatCTCCTACATATCGTTTACCTAAATATATTGAGAGACCTAATTATCATAAGACAGGTATTCCAATATATGTACCATatgataaggaaaaaaaaaataataaaaccaatagtgatcataataataaatatgatcatTACAATTGTAATTATgattacaattattatgataatataaagagTGATAAAGATATCCAaattattaaagaaaattGTAAATTTGCTAGAGAACTAATGGATGATGTatcttatataatatgtgaaGGGATAACAACAAATgacatagatatatatattttaaacaaatgtattaataatgGATTTTATCCATCACCtttaaattatcataattttccAAAAAGTTCTTGTATTTCCATTAACGAAATTTTATGTCATGGTATACCAGATAATAATTTACTATATTTAAACGATGTTGTTAAAATAGATATTAGTTTATTTAGGAATGGATATCATGCAGATATGTGTGAGAGTTTTATTGTACCCAAATTAAgtaaaaacgaaaaaaaaaaaagaaaaaaattttatgattttatttatttaaataattcattcaaaacaaaatataccaaatatattttaaaatatcattatgatttaacaaaaaataaagttgTCAGAAGAGGAAAATCATTtgtcacaaaaaaaattaaatatgctGCTCCAAACTcaaaagaacaaaatgatGATCTATGTAATAACGACTTTGATGATAACACAACAAATGTAATGAACACATCTCaaaaatattgttttaaTGATATCTATGAAGATAAAATACCATCACATACAAATATGCATACAAATATGCATACAAATACACAGACCCATACAAATATGCATACCCATACCCATAATAGGAACAATTCTTATTATCCAAATAATCAAATGCAcaataatgaaaagaatacATTTAATATGTCGAATAATGTTTTGCAACAAGAAGACGATGAGCTTGAATATTtccataaatattatgaccaaaaaatcatttttaataaagaaaataatgaaatttaTGAAGACATCCagaaatttatatatcaaaaaagtttaaataaaacaattggaaaaaaaagattCGATTTTTTCGATAATACAAAAATGAGTACAAATGATATCAAAAATTTCATGTATCAAAAAAATTTggatttaataaaaacagCATATGAATGTACAATGGCAGGAATTAGTGTATGTAAAGATGGAACACCTTTTAACAAAATAGCAGAAGCTAtggataattatattaaacaagtaaataaaaaaaataataaaacatattctATAGTACCACATTTATGTGGTCATAATATAGGAAAAAATTTTCATGAAGAaccatatattatacatacattaaataatgatCAAAGAAAAATGTGTTCAAATATGGTATTTACAATAGAACCAATCATATCAGAATCTTCTACCAATTTTATTCTTTGGCCAGATAACTGGACTATCTCAAATACAAAATATCATTTTTCTGCTCAATTCGAACATACTattttaatacaaaaaaacgGAGCACAAATTCTAACAGACAAAAGAGATATATCTCCAAAATATTTGTGGCagcaaataaattaa